The segment gtaatataattttgttgagGGCATTTCCGTCATAGTTTAAGTTCACTTTGGCCGGTCATAACTATGATGatattaactttttaataaaccttatcactgtaatcagtggcgtagctagcatgggtggcacccggggcgagctattctgcgcggaacttttcgtcaacagccagggtatagggtcattgcagtagtttccgtccatgctctagttttagactacttgacggattagcaaataatatatttcatttttaatttactacttgcgaaatataattttgatatcatcatcatcgtagtcatggcaaagtcgatggaggaactcagcatgatgctcgatgacctcaaccgagtttcacaacgggtgggcttgaaaatgaacatggacaagacgaaacttatgtcaaatgccaatgttgtgcccatcccagtctctgttgggaactcggtactcgaagttgttgactcgtacatctacctaggacaagtagtccatttaggtaggtccaacttcgagaaaccaactcggttgggcagcgttcgggaaactacgtgatgtcttttcgtccgacatacctcagtgcctcaagactaaagtctttaatcaatgtgtgttaccagtgatgacttacggctccgaaacgtggtctttcactatcggcctcatctcaaaactcaaagtcgctcaacgagctatggagagggctatgctcggagtttctctacgtgatcgaatcagaaatgaggagatccgtagacgaactaaagtcaccgacatagcccaccggattagcaagctgaagtggcaatgggcaggccacattgcacgcagagaagatggccgatggggtcgaaaagtgctcgagtggagaccacggactagcaagcgcagcgtaggacgtccacccacaagatggacagacgatcttgttaaggtcgccggaagacgctggatgcgggtcgcttccaaccggcacgtatggaggtccaagggggaggcctatgttcagcagtggacgtcttatggctgagatgatgatgatgatgatgatgatgatcatcatcatcatcatcagcctgctCTCGTCCAcagctggacataggcctctcctattgcacgccattgagcacgatttgcggcaactctgaaccagctcttgccagccgccttgcgaaggtcatcgctccatctagtcttagggcgtcctacgctacgtttgccgatgcgcggtctccactcgagaactcgtctaccccaacggttatcggttctacggctaatatgaccggcccactgccacttcagtttgctaatccggtgggctatgtcgacgactttagttctctgacggataacttcatttcgaatacgatccctcagagagactccgagcatagccctttccatagctcgctgagcgactttgaatttatggaccagtcctggtctggagatttaattttgatatgtagacagatatatatattgtttcgacattaaggattgaaatcagtccaaatttgtgcagcaatgtaggtttatattcaaatttcgtcaagtggacgtaaactagcgcaatgaccctataagtttttaggaaaggatattcgttaaaaaaaactaaatgattaaacaaaaaaatttaaaggtattttgtatttgaaatacattattttaaacactgtaatttgtattttgtatttcaaatacccgtcaccaaagtaatttgtatttggtatttcaaatacttttaaaaatgtattttgtaatttgtatttgaaatacgtggaagccagtattttgcccaaccctggatATAGGAACGTCAGATAATCCGAAAAGATTTGTATTACTGGGCAGCGGTGCGAGTTGCAATTTCTGTTTATAATTGGTTGTCACAACAGAAGTCATACTTCCGCAATCTAAAAACGCGCGCGCTGTTACATAATCATTAGTAGCCGGGCTATATATGTCAATGTACGCGGTAGGTAAAAGTATTTGATTTGAGCGCGACACGGTCATATTCGACGACAGCCCGAGCTCGGGCTCCGAACGCGGCGGAGGCGCATCTACGGGCACAGCGGCAACCTGAGGAGTCTCCCTATGCAACAAAGTATTATGGCGCTTCTTACAAGTGTGACACGGAGCAACTCTGCAGCGATGAGAAGTGTGCCCCTTCCGCAAACAGTTGAGACAAAGGCGTAACCTTGACGCTCCGGAGATCCGGTCTTCAACTGGCAGGGACAGGAATGACGAGCAATCGTAAATCCGGTGCTCGCCGCTGCAGAACACACAGGCAGGAGGAGAGGCCGAGGCCGAAGCAGCAGGAGTGGCTGAAACCGCAAAACATTTGGTGCTAGACTTCTCGCGTTTATTATGAGGCGAGGCAATAGGTTcgcgtttattattattattattagcgaTAGGCTTATCAGATTTATTACGCTGAACCGATTCTAAAACGTCCGCACGTCCCTTTAGAAAGCGATTAAAATCGGCCAATGACGGCATATCGTCATTTGAAAATGAATTACTTTTAAACTCCTCCCATTTTAAACTCGTATTACTATCAAGTTTACTTGCGACCATATGTATAAGAAGCGTGTCCCACTTATCAGTGGGCTGGCCCAACGTATTTAAAGCACGTAAGTTTTTAGACACATGATCCACTAAATAACGCAGGGACTTTGCCGACTCGCGACCAATCTGTTGCAAGTTAAACAAAGAGTTTAAATGGTTGCTAATCAGCTGTTTTTTGTTGTCATATCTCTCGCAGAGAAGACGCCAAGCCTCAGCGTAATTACTGTCCGACACTTCTACGTTGCTAATCACTTCACCGTCCAAATAAGAGTTTAGATAGTGAAATTTGTGAATCGGCTTGATGTTGTCGGAACTGTGAATGAGTGAATCAAATGTGTCTCTGAATTCGAGCCACTTAAAATACGAACCATCGAAACTAGCGATTTTAATCACAGGCAAACGAAAATTTAAACCGTTGCATGTATTGTCATGACCACAGTTACTTTGAACTTCAGACTTTACGCTGGCGAAATCAGATCTTTCGGCTATCTTATCAATAATTTTCTGAGCCGTTGCAATAAGAGAAATAAAATCATTTTCCATCTCTTCTCTTATGTCAATTTCGGTCTGCATATCTGATGTAGTCGCAATCTCTATTTGAGTTTGGATCTGGTCGAATTGTGTGAACATATTACGAAAACGATCCAACTTCAACGAAAGTTCGTCTACATCTTTTGAGGAAATATTTTCCTGAGCATTCAATTCGGCAacgtaatttttaaatttagtaaTACGTCCCTTAATGGACGTTCTAGTAGGAATCAACGTAGCCATTTTATGATAAAGATCTGAATTCAATTAAAACAGCGAATGAGGAAATGAGaaaccaaaaataaaaaatattggaatAAATACGTAAATTTTCCGGCCTATGTTCACAGTCACAGTGGTTGGCTCGGTCGGCAACAGTGCTATGCGGAATGCAGGAGTCAGCAGAAAACGCAACGCAGCTGCAGCTGAGTAGCTGTTGCCGGGCGCGATGCGACCGGTTCTTATCTGTAACACGATGAATACTTGTGTGACTATGGAATGCAATGGAATTTTTTGCGTTGAGATTTAACTGCGCGTAATTAGTAAAATCGCTAGACAGTGTTCTATATAGCGCAAGGTAGGAGTATGCTTAATGAAGTAATGGAATGTTTGAAATTAAGCTGAAGAAATTAACTAATAAGAATGTCACTCAAATAAGCGTTTCTGTTCTTAAATAgttttaaaatgcttaaatTGCGTAAAAGGCAATAAGTTTTAAATTTGGCTATAAAGCAGCGATCAGATTATTTCACTGACACTAGCTATGAAATGAGAATACGTGCTAAGAAAATGCTTGCGTCACTAGTGCGTCAAACGTTCAATTTTATCGGATTCGTGTAAAATATTTGATCCCTTAGGCCTCCTGTGTTTGCTGACGATTATACCTAAAGTTTTAATTCAAAAATTATGGATTGAAAAAATTGACTGGGATATTCCCGTGCCGAGTTACATAAACGAGTCTTGGCAGGACTTTGTCAACGGGTTGGCGTCTTTAACTTCGCTACAAATACCTCGTCATGTTCTTTGCGACTCGCCGACGCATGTCGAGATGCATGTCTTTTGTGATGCAAGCTCAGTTGCATACGCGGcctgtatttatttaaagtCCACTAATGAGAAGGGCGATGTTGTAGTCAGGTTGCTGTGCGCCAAGGCCAAGGTCGCGCCGGTCCAGGCTACGACTATTCCGCGATTGGAATTATGTGCTTGCCTTCTAGGCGCGCAGCTCGCGTCAGCTGTTTCTAAGACGTTGCGCTGCCAGATTGCGCAGAAATTTTATTGGACTGACTCGTCAATTGTGATCGCATGGCTTAAAACtaatcaaacaaaattaaaaacgttTGTCGCCAATCGCGTGGCTCATATTTTAGAACTCACCGATGGCAGTGAGTTTCGTCACGTTCCAACCGCTTTAAATCCGGCTGACTACCCATCTAGAGGGGTCGAAGCGCGTCGTTTATCTGATTTGCACATGTGGTGGAACGGGCCATCTTTCTTGTACGAGCCACAGAATAACTGGCCTCAGTTTTCCTCAAACTCGGAGCTCGATTTACCCGAGCTAAAGGTTAACGTCGCGATCACTAACGATTCACAAAAAACTGATTTTATTGATTTCGATCGATATTCGAAACTCAAACCTTTACAACGTGCGGTAGCTTATATGCTTAGATTTGCGCATAACTGCCGTGTTTCATCTAATAAAACTACCGGTGTGCTACAACCTGAGGAGCTCGAGgtttcttttaaaaaattaGTCGCTTTGTCACAGCAGGCTAGTTTTCCTCACGAATTGAAATTGTTGCGTGACAAGCAACCTCTAGGCCCTAAAAACCCTATTTTATCGTTGAACCCATTTTACGATGATGACGACAAGCTTCTCAGAGTTGGTGGACGTCTGTCCTCGTCGTTTTATTCATTTGACAAACGCCACCCAATGCTCTTACATGCCAAGCATAGATTGACTAGATTGTTGTTTCAACAGGAACATATCCGTCTCCTGCACGCTCCTCCTCAGCTGCTTCTAGCCGCCATTCGCGAGTCTGTATGGGCCGTATCGGGGCGCACACTTGCGCGCACCGTATCGCAACAATGCGTTACCTGCCGCCGCGCAGCTGGCAACACTTCTGCTCCTTTGATGGGCGCTCTGCCTTCTCAGCGCGTAACGCCTGATTTTCCCTTTATTAGTGTCGGCGTAGACTTCGCAGGTCCCTTTATGATTACGGACAGGCATGGCAGAGGTTGCAAAATAACAAAGTGCTATTTAGCTATATTTGTTTGTTTCCGGTACAAATGTTTGCATTTAGAGGCAGTAAGCACGCTGTCGACGGATTCTTTCATTCTTTCGCTGCGACGTTTTATCTCTCGCAGAGGGCGACCTCGCGAGATCTTCTGCGATAACGGACGTAATTTTTTAGGAGCGGCCAAGGAAATTAGCGATTACCTTACTTCAAACTCAGACACGGTTTGCAATTTTGCAGCAAATGAgggaatacaatttaaatttcaaCCGGCATATGCTCCACACTTTGGTGGTTTGTGGGAAGCAGGAGTAAAATCGGCAAAATTTCACCTCAATCGTATATTAGGTAACGCTCATTTAACATATGAAGAATTGGCAACTCTCTTTAGTCAGGTGGAATCTATCCTGAACAGTCGTCCTTTGTGTCCTTTATCCTCCTCTCCAAACGATTTCCAACCCTTAACCCCAGGTCACTTCATCATCGGCCGCGCGCTCACTTCGTTGCCGTCGCCCCACCTCGCGGATATAAACCCAAACCGTTTAGATAGGTTTCAGAGGCTCGAGGCATTAAGACAGCACTTCTGGCGGCGCTGGCAGATGGAATACGTCTGCGAGCTCCAGCAACGGACGAAATGGCGTGTTCCAGCACGAGCTCTTCAACTGGGTGACCTGGTCCTAATCAAGGAAGAGAATACTCCTCCACTGCACTGGCGATTTGGACGAATCGCCAAATTGTTTCCTGGCGCTGACGGGATTTCGCGAGTAGCCGAAGTTGCTACTGTAACGGGCACCTATAAACGAGGTGTGAAGTACCTCTGCCCTCTGCTGGACGAGACCCATGAAGCCTTGAAGGCTAACGCCTCCAAGGGCCCCCAGGATGTTGCGGCTCCTACCACCGAAGGGGAAGCGGGGACCGTACACCGCTAAACCAGTTGACCACTGCCGCGCCCCCGCCGCCTCGACACGCCTAGCCAACCATTAGGATCTTAGGCTCTGAGATACAAGCTCATGTGCGCGTCACACAcgcaaatatatttttcattcatACAATTTAACCTTAAGTACCTTTGTGGAACTTGAATTAGAAGCTTTTTAAGTATCTgcgatttttatttaatactcaAGACATCCAAGCTTGAACAGGAATCATGTATGGTAAAA is part of the Cydia splendana unplaced genomic scaffold, ilCydSple1.2 scaffold_104_ctg1, whole genome shotgun sequence genome and harbors:
- the LOC134805410 gene encoding uncharacterized protein LOC134805410: MHVFCDASSVAYAACIYLKSTNEKGDVVVRLLCAKAKVAPVQATTIPRLELCACLLGAQLASAVSKTLRCQIAQKFYWTDSSIVIAWLKTNQTKLKTFVANRVAHILELTDGSEFRHVPTALNPADYPSRGVEARRLSDLHMWWNGPSFLYEPQNNWPQFSSNSELDLPELKVNVAITNDSQKTDFIDFDRYSKLKPLQRAVAYMLRFAHNCRVSSNKTTGVLQPEELEVSFKKLVALSQQASFPHELKLLRDKQPLGPKNPILSLNPFYDDDDKLLRVGGRLSSSFYSFDKRHPMLLHAKHRLTRLLFQQEHIRLLHAPPQLLLAAIRESVWAVSGRTLARTVSQQCVTCRRAAGNTSAPLMGALPSQRVTPDFPFISVGVDFAGPFMITDRHGRGCKITKCYLAIFVCFRYKCLHLEAVSTLSTDSFILSLRRFISRRGRPREIFCDNGRNFLGAAKEISDYLTSNSDTVCNFAANEGIQFKFQPAYAPHFGGLWEAGVKSAKFHLNRILGNAHLTYEELATLFSQVESILNSRPLCPLSSSPNDFQPLTPGHFIIGRALTSLPSPHLADINPNRLDRFQRLEALRQHFWRRWQMEYVCELQQRTKWRVPARALQLGDLVLIKEENTPPLHWRFGRIAKLFPGADGISRVAEVATVTGTYKRGVKYLCPLLDETHEALKANASKGPQDVAAPTTEGEAGTVHR